Within the Marinobacter sp. SS13-12 genome, the region GAAAGCGCGCGGATTCCGATCGGGATTGAGACTGCCACCGGTGCTGCGACGGTATCGCGCTACCGCTTGACGGAGTATCTGCGCTCACGGGGCTGCGAAGCCGACATCCGGGTCGGCGCCTCGGCGCCGGGCCTTGCGCTGGCTTTTTTGCCGGGCATCCCCGGGGATGCTGAGCCAGCACCGGTACTGGAGGCGGTGAACCGGGATGGCAATCTTCCGGTTGCGGTCTGGGTCACCCGCAGGACAGCCGGGGTGAGAAGTCTCAGTGAACTGCAGGGTCGTGACCTTGCCACAGTTGCCGGCCGCGATCCCCTGGGTGCGAGCCTGCCGCTGGTGGCGCTGAAGAAAGAGGGCATCGTGCCCGAGCCCGGTCAGTTATACGAAGCAGGTGACTACAGCTCTGCGCTGGGGTTATTGCTCCATAACAATACCTACGCTGCGGTTTCGGAGCTCGGGTTCGTGGAGCCTTTCCTGACCCGGAACAGCCTTGTGGTGAGCTGGTCCGGGGAGCCGACAATGGCGGCAGGCTGGTACCGGCAGGCCGGCTGGAACCACACTGTAGAGGCCTGTGAGCAGGCATTGGCCACATTAAAACGGGCAGATGATCGGCAAAGGTTCGCGATCTTCCCTGAATGGGTATACGGCTTTGCCTTACCCGACCGTCAGACTTCAAAGGATACAACCCAATGACGTTTTACCAGGCTGCAGGCAACGAAATAGAACTCTTTCAAGCCGCGGCAAATAACGGATTGCCTGTGCTCATCAAGGGGCCAACCGGCTGCGGCAAGACCCGCTTTGTCCGGTTCATGGCCGAAAAACTCGGGCGGCCGGTGTATACGGTTGCCTGCCACGATGACCTGACTGCCGCCGACCTGGTGGGCCGACACCTTATCGGCCCCGATGGCACTTACTGGCAGGACGGGCCTCTGACCCGGGCAGTGCGCGAAGGTGGCATCTGCTACCTTGATGAAGTGGTGGAGGCCCGCAAGGACACGACCGTTGTCCTGCACCCACTGGCGGACGACCGTCGGGAACTGCCGATCGAGCGCACCGGAGAGGTGCTGAAAGCGGCACCCGGTTTCATGCTCGTGGTGTCCTACAACCCCGGTTACCAGAGCCTGCTGAAAGGGATGAAGCCCAGCACCCGGCAACGCTTTGTCTCGATGAGTTTTGATTACCCGGATGCCGGGACAGAGCAGACCATTGTAATCGAGGAGTCCGGTTGCGATCGGGAGTTGGCGGAGCAACTGGTGAATCTGGCCCGGTCAGTTCGTAACCTCAAGGATCACGATCTGGAGGAGGCCGCTTCGACACGCCTGCTGATTCATACTGCCCATCTGATCAGGGCCGGCGTGCCCATCACGGAAGCCTGTCGGGCCGGGATGATAGAGCCATTGTCGGACGACGAAGCAACAGTCAGCGCACTCATGGAGGTGGTTTATGCCGTATTCGGGAAGTCAGACGAAGGCCAGTAGTGGGGCAGTCGTCCCTGTTGTCTGGTACCTGTTGAACCTGCTGGCCCTGCCGGTGATCGGATTCGCGGTACTGTTGTGGCTGTTTTTGAATACTGAGCAGGCATCAACCATACGACGGGCCCACGTACGGGCAACATTT harbors:
- a CDS encoding CbbQ/NirQ/NorQ/GpvN family protein — its product is MTFYQAAGNEIELFQAAANNGLPVLIKGPTGCGKTRFVRFMAEKLGRPVYTVACHDDLTAADLVGRHLIGPDGTYWQDGPLTRAVREGGICYLDEVVEARKDTTVVLHPLADDRRELPIERTGEVLKAAPGFMLVVSYNPGYQSLLKGMKPSTRQRFVSMSFDYPDAGTEQTIVIEESGCDRELAEQLVNLARSVRNLKDHDLEEAASTRLLIHTAHLIRAGVPITEACRAGMIEPLSDDEATVSALMEVVYAVFGKSDEGQ
- a CDS encoding PhnD/SsuA/transferrin family substrate-binding protein — its product is MHLVFESRWALPGLAMAVLFAAHAGAESARIPIGIETATGAATVSRYRLTEYLRSRGCEADIRVGASAPGLALAFLPGIPGDAEPAPVLEAVNRDGNLPVAVWVTRRTAGVRSLSELQGRDLATVAGRDPLGASLPLVALKKEGIVPEPGQLYEAGDYSSALGLLLHNNTYAAVSELGFVEPFLTRNSLVVSWSGEPTMAAGWYRQAGWNHTVEACEQALATLKRADDRQRFAIFPEWVYGFALPDRQTSKDTTQ